The sequence ACTAACCGACCTGATCACATCAAGTTTGAAGGAATTAAAACCGTTGTCGACTGTGAATATGCATGTTGTCAACTACGGTTTGATCTATTGTACCTATTAGTTGTCTTGTCGATGTTAACGATTTAGGTGACGTCACTGTCAACAAATTGGTAAATTGATGGATATTTAAAAATTTCTATCAAAACTCCATATAAATTGAGTATGCTATGGGAAAGGCGAGGAGGGATGCCGACACGTCAAGTGGAGATGATGGGAGGATTAGCACCATGACGGTCGGTGACTAGGGAAGCAAGGAATTGTGCAAAACTCTTTTAAACAAGTATGGTTCATTTGATTTCCATATGGAAAACCTCGTAAATCGATCCAATCTCATCAAGTTTTATTAGTATTAACTCGTTGCCAAAATGCTAGTCGATCTGATTAGGCATGCCAAGCTTTGACCTTTAATTATATCAATTTTATAtcaaagaagagaaacaaaaagttttttttaatttattttttatttttataaaagcgatgaaaaaaaaactgaaatcatttattttttatttttttatttttaacaaattctcAATTAAGAAAAAGGGTCAGTATAAGGGTAAAAGAgtaatattatcaataaataaatgttataaagtAGTCCTATATAATCTTTAAACAGAAATCAAGTTGTTCACAATCACTAGCAAATAAAAAACTGTACCAAGAAGTGGAATGtagaaataaactaaaatagtaCAACTGCTATTTCGGTttcacatttctctctctcttttctgtaAACTTCAACACCGACGTTCTCTCCCAGTCTCTCCCGCCATTATCAACTTCATCGTCTCtgacacacactctctctctcaaatccttAACCCTAAATTTCCTCCATTCCTTTCTCTCCAATTTCCTCTTCTCTACAATGATCATCTTCACATTCTAATCCCAAGAAAAAATGCTATTCCATCGCCTCCTCAATTCCCCACCGTCCGATCAGACCGCCTCGTCGGAAACCTAAATCTCCGATCCAGATTCGCACAATGTCTCATGGTTGCACTGTCGATGCCGCAGGACACGGTGGAGGTGGAGTTGAAGGCAGAGGATGAGAACAGAATTTAGCAATGGCATTGGCGAAATATATAGTTAATGGAACATACAATAAATAACATTTAATTAgcataaaatttaacatgtgtgttaaaagcataaaaaacaCGCAATTTAatggttatattttcaaatttagtcaagttaatttttttaatggaagttGTAGCTTTAGTTTACAACTAAGtttatagccaaactttgtcctataTATAACAGTAACCCTGAAACAGTACACTGGTATATACTAGTACTAGAATATTCTATTCTGATAGTCAATCCAAAACAATCTTtgaaatgaaattcaaaactttgttttaaCCACAAATCAAACTCTAGATTGTCCCTTatgccacatttttttatttcgaGAAGTGATGTAGTGATTTGTATTAAGCTATAGTGAGTTGGTGACATACTTATATGATATTGGTGTGCATACTTTTTTGAGGaagtttgagaaagagaaatgaagaacAAACAAGAGGCAAGGAATAAAGGCAGGTATTGATGATTCATTTTCCCTATATTGAACATCTTAATGGTAGAAGGAGTAAATAGAGGGTTGAAGGCAAAACTGGGCTCAAATCCATCATATGCTTGGAGGAGTATTTTCAAAGCTTTGGAAGTGATAAGAAGAGGAACAAGGTGGAGAGTAGGCAATGGAAAGCTGATTCATATATGGGAGGATAAGTGGCTTCCAACCCCAACAACCTATAAGGTAATTTCCCCACCTCAGCCCTTTGATGATTTTCCTATGGTTTCTGCCCTTATTGATGAGGAATTGAAGAGATGGAAAACGGATGTTGTGAAGTCTTTGTTCTTTCCATTTGAAGCAGAAACGATTTTAAATATTCCACTCAGCTACAACTTACCGGAGGATAAAATCATTTGGGTGGGAAATAAGAAAGGGGAGTTCACAGTTAAGAGTGCTTACTATATTGCTCTCACTGTGCTAAAATCGCCTGGGGATGGGAAGTGCTCCTATGTTGACCCTAGAACTCCCTTGTGGAAGAAGATTTGGCACCTCCAAATCCCaccaaaaattagaattttcactTGGAAGGCATGTGAAATGCTCTACCCACTATGTTAAATCTAAGGAAGAGGGGTGTGGCCACTGATGGAATATGCCCTACTTGTGGGAAGGAAGTTGAATCCATATATGATGCACTGTTCAGGTGTAATTTTGCAAAAGAAGTTTGGAGTTGGTGGAAGGAGTGCCCTATAAAAATCAGTGCCAAGGACCAAGACTTCTCTGACATTGCTCTGCAGCTAGTGTATGCAGGAACAGCTAGAGACCTGGAGATAATGGTTGTGACGGCATGGGCAATCTGGTATAATAGAAACCAGTGGGTACATGAGTGTGAAAAACAAGCTGCTGGTCAGGTTTGGGACTGTGCCTTGTGCCTTCTTCTGAATTATAATGAAGCTTCAAAATATTTCCTTCTTGGTCCAGCCTCTTGTGAGGTTAGTTGGAAGATGCCTCCAATGGGGGTCTATAAGATAAATGTGGATGGGGCGACATCAGGGAATGGAAGGAATTCAAGTATTGGAGTAATCATAAGAGACTTCAAGGGTGAGGCGGCAACTGGTCAATGTAGGCTGCTAAATGGAAATTATTCTGCACTGGAGACTGAAGTGTTGGCAGTGGAAGCAGGTGTGTTGTTAGCAAAAGAGTTAGGCCTCCAACAAATCCTTGTTGAATCAGATTCCCTCCTAGCTGTTCAGAGCATTTTAGCAAAGGAAGTCTGTGGTGAAACAGGCCACATTGTTCAAGGAATTTTGAGTGTGCTGGACTGTTTTAGCAGTTGGAAAATTAGGCATATAAAGAGGGACTTCAATAGGGTGGTGCATGAACTAGCCCTCTATGCAAAGTGTAAGGGAATGGGGCAGGTCTGGGAGGGCTGTCCCCCGCCCATGGTGAGACACCTGATACATCAGGATTGTATTTGATGTTCTTGGTCTTTTGACTACTGTGTagttctttgttgtttcaatgAAAGTTatccttatcaaaaaaaaagaaaaaagaaaaaagaaatagagaattGGGTGGCAAGTGTTATAAGCGGTAAAGAACCGATGATATGAGAGGATATTTATACACACACAGTAATGCAGATAATAGGAATGGGAGCCAAGTTGAAAGGTCTAATGTAATTGgatatttatctttatttttatttttattttttgtggtctAAATCGAATGGGATTTCACCATATTGATTTGAAAGGACcatctcatataattaaatccATTCAAAGGTGCTTATCTTTCCTTACACCACTGTGTTACTGTTTTATTTGCTTTGGATTTGGGCCTCTTTTACTAAATCCATATTTTCAGAGCCTTCTAAATCTGAATTGTCACTACTACACAGGACATACTACGTCTATGCGGAGTAATCTTTggcaaaatttatattattcaaCCCTGAGTGTTCGAACACATGATTTTCTTCAAATGCAAATTCATACCTGTTCCTTTTAAAGCAACTAGATCTCTTATTACCATCTCATCCTTGCTATAATTCTCTATCAAGCTACTCTGCTCAGCTTCCATGTACACTGACCCCGCATTCCTAGCCAATCTTGCATAGCAAACCTCCACCGCCCATGCAGTCCCAAGCGGCACCATGTATACCAATCATTGCCTGGCTTGAATGTATCAATTCATAAACTTTGTGCATAGGGGTCATAGGTGTTGGCTcaaaaataatcacataaaaacCAATCTTTTCAGCTCCAAATTTTACTTCATTTGGTTCAATTTCAAAAGTACACAACAAGCACCACCATTACGACGAATCAAACACAAGCATTGGCCTAGATTTTGAAGGGTTAAATTTAGAGAGATGGTTTTGGTTTGGAATTGGCCCATAGGCTTTGTCAATTAAGACATGGAAATATGTGGACCGTTTTTAGTTCGGTATTAATTTAGGGTCTATAGTGACCAAACCATGTGATATATAACACACACATTGGCACAAGAGAAATTATGGGTGATAATATCATTATCAAAGTTTATGATAGGGTATCTAGTGAAAGTATGTAATATTTCTGTGTGCTTCCTGACCCACCAATCACGAGCCTTTGATATTAAAAGTACAATATCTTGATTAGGGAAGATTGAATTGATGGTCATGAAGATGGGGATATAGCCATTATTGAGGTCATGGAAGATGGTTGGGGCCTTGTGTTGGATATCACATTTTGAGCGCGGTGGCCTGAGATGAGGGTGATCCCTTTGATTCTGGACATTGTGCAAGTCCAATTTGCGTGGATATTTAATGGTTTACTACCTATCGATTTAAAGTACTTTATGTTGGTGTTTTTGCAAAGTGAATAGCCTAGGAAGTACTGAATGACAATATTCTTTATACGAGAACAGAAGGTAGCAAAGGCATTGGCAAAATATAGAAGAAAATGTAAGATACAAATTTAacggtattttttttttttttttttgagaaagtaattTAACAGTAATTGACATGGCAGTGCCAACGATCATTATTCAGTAACTTAtagaattattaatttttgggaCTGCACATATGGATCAGTACGTTCTTTTTCACCCCCTTCTAAAAAGAAAggttctttttcaaaaaaaaaaaaaaaaagaaaggttctTTATCACccaattaccttttttttctcaccaaaaaaaagggaagaaatttCTATATTATGGAAAATGATTAATTATGCAAATAACCCATTCAAATAGGTTTGGCCCAAtcagtggcggctctaggatTGTTTCTCAGGGTGTTCCTCGGTGGgcttgctctgttacaattttttttttcttcagattctctattacaattttttattttttagattttagttcaaatttttttttagctttttttttttgcttgaaagcaatgttatgaataccgttttgGACCTTGTTTCGGTTTGTTTAGTGGAACAGAATATTTTGGTACCGATCTATTTCGACGTACCGTTTTAGGGTGTTTCggagtttctaaaaaaaaaaatatatttatattttcttatacaacataaaattattgatccaaataagtaaaactcaaataaacaaatcattagtttttcttttttgacactcaaatcatttagttattacataacaattattgttttagaatattaaaacataaatatgtaattgaataatgaaaaacaacaacaaaaaatagtaaaataagagtgtatatatgtatatcatattgggaagaggcaagactcaataaataaatttgaaatcaaaatcttttgttagctttttgagttttttcatTTCCAAAACTTTGTCGTGTGGATGGGATCAGcaagctaaaagtctaaaaaacaaactaaagaaaaaacttgacaaagcaaaaactagagtaaaaaaagaaataagaggTAGACTAGCAGAACGTCTGAGACGAAgcaaagatgaagaagaagaagaagaagaagaagaaggggcgACCTTTGCGAtagttggatttgttttttaggcGTTCGACGCAAGTAATGACATGCTATACTGACGAGTTTGTTAGTttaagagtttttctttttttcttctaaaaactggtaccagccaaaatgtaacaaataatctactaaaatttaattttattggcataaaatttttttgagagtattcctaatttttttgagggtgttcctaatttttttttataggtagataaataaaattttttattatatatatattaaaaaaaaaaaaagaattcaggtcagggtggtcctgggaccaccctgacctatatgtggcgccgccactggGCCCAATTGGAACCTAGATAAGAAGGCCAAGATTGCACTCTCTCACATAACCTTCTATCTCATCTCGATCAAAATTACGGCATGTACCAGTCATTTTTGCGGAATTCTAGCATTTCAAGTAGAATATGCGTTCCAGactaaaattgattttgtggtttttcttataatttttttaaaaaaattggttctGGTTACTTTAATTATGTATGAGGTTTTAGTTTATTAATTATGTAAGATATTTTTATGAGCTTTTGGTATGTTTAATTATGTTGGTGTTTTTATGAGCTTTTGGTAAgatatttaaaaattgttaaagcTTTTTTGAATTTAGGttggttaaaaaaatagtattaattatGAAGTATGTACATgggcgcgcgcgcgcacacacacacacacacacatatatatatatatatatatataatgataatcATGAAACAGTACACCAATACATATACTAGTACCGAAATATTCTATTCTAGTAGCCAATCAAAAAGGGTCTTTgtaacaaaattcaaaactttattCTAACCACAAATCATGACTCTATTTTGTcccttttgactttttttttctttaatttcaagaaAGGATTTAGTGATTTGTATTAAGCTATGGTGGGTTGTTGACATACTTATATGGTATTAGTGtgcatgtttattttttggtatacataaatataattgtaagaGCCACTATAATTATTTCATTACACTCAACTAGGCTTATATTATTACACACTTGAATGCAATTATTACAATCATTGTAAATCTGTAGCAAGTGCCTCTAGTCTTAATCTTCACCTATGTAAGTTCACtccaaaatttctcaaaagCCAACCTCTCCTTCTTAAGGTGACTATATGTTCAGTAACCAACCCAATTACCAATCCACAGGCATATCCTATCACTACCACTTTCCAACAAAATCCTTCTCCCAATGATGATTCATGTCTCATTTCAAAAGTTGGTATCTCATTATTTCCACATTTCTTCGACAACTGAAAGCCACACAATCCAAAGTTTCCCTCAAAAGAGGAACTTTGAAATGTCAAAAACTGCCGACCTTGTGGAATTGGACCACTAAGTTGATTTTGAGAGAGGTTTAAATACTCTAGAAATGTGAGACTTGTTAGCTCCTGAGGGATTTCACCAGAGAGGCAATTTCGAGAGAGATCCAAAGATTCAAGCTCAACTAGGTTTCCCAATGATGATGGGATATGGCTCATAAAGTTATTGCTTGATAAATTGAGTACAATTAACGCCTTGAGGTTCCCCACACTATTTGGAATTTCACCATAAAACCTATTGTTTGAGAGATCAATAGCTGTGAAGAAGGTCAAGATTTTTTCAAATTCCAATTCTATTCCCTTATTCACTATAGTCATTGAATCTTTGTTATAATTGGAGTCATCTCCCATGTACCCTGATTGTGATGAGTTTTTTTCTAGGATTGCACTCCAGTTTTGAAAGTACTCGGATGGTAACTTGCCAGAGAAATTGTTGTGAGAGAGGTCAATGACATGCAGCTTGGATAAGCCAAACTTTATACAAGGATCCCATATAGGACCATAGAATCCATTACCTCGCAAGACAAGAATCTTTAACTCTGGTAAAGACTCCAACCAGAAAGGGAATGCATCGTTCAATTTGTTGTTTCCAAGAttcaaaacttctagcatttGACATTTAACTAAAGATCGTGGAATCTTCCCCTCTATTTGGTTGTGATTCAAGTCTAGTGTCCTCAAACTACATCCATTTATGAATGTATCAGGCAAGTTTCCTTGAAAGTGGTTATTTCTCATAGCCAATACTACAAGAGAACTGCTTAAGTTCAGCAAACATTGTGGAATCTGACCAGTCAATTGGTTATTAGACACATCAAGGACTTCCAGAGTATGCACCTTACATATCATTGGAGGGATACTTCcggtaaaattattttttgacgCAAAAAAATAACTTGTAAACAATGGGGGAATTGGAAATGACTCTTGGAACATGTTGGAACTCAAGTCTAAGAGGTACATGTTTTTCCATGGAAGAACTACAGGTGGTTGCTCAAATCTGCTTAAAAGGTTAAAAGAAAGATTTAAGGAACCCAGTGTCTCTTTTCCAACATTCCAAAACCATTTAGGTATTTTACCTTCAATGTTGTTATTGGAAAGGTCTAATCTTCGCAATTCattttgggcttttagaaaatCAGGAAATTCAGTCAAATTGCAAGAAGACATTGACAAAGATGAAAATTTGGGGAGGGTTGAGttgatatttgtttttgaaacaAATACTTTGTTACCTGAAAGATCGAGATATTGAAGCTGTTTAATCTCGAAGAAAATGTTTAACTCCACCTTGCCCTTTAGGTTGATCGAGGAAAGACGTAGCACTTGTAGCTTAGTGAAATTGGTAATTGACCTTGGAATTGATTCATTCAATTTGTTTTCACTCAAATCCAGGACATGTAATGGTGATGTGGAGATATTTTGGAATTTGAGAGGGCCAGTGAGCTGATTGTGACGTAGATCTAGTACAGCCAATGAAGGGGTTGTAAACAAAATCGAGGGAATGGTCTCTGTGAGTGAGTTATATGACAAGGCAAGGAGAAACAAATTACGAAGTCTACTTATTTCTGATGGGATTGGCCCTTTCAGCTGATTTTCGTTGAAATTTATCCAACAGAGTTTAGTAACATTTGTTAACCAAATTGGGAAGCTGCCATCAAAATTATTTTGCGAAAGGCTTAATGTTTCTAGATGTGTAAAATTTCGCAGGAAAGATGGTACTTCCCGATAGTTAAGGATGTTGTCAAGTGTCAAATCAGTGAGTTTTGCAAGGTTTCCCAATGTGGAAGGAAGCTGACCATTAAAATTGTTATATGAAAGGGAAAGATAAGTAAGTTGTGATAGGTTTCCAATAGAAAGGGGGATTGCCCCTGAAAGATTATTTGAACTAAGATCCAAATAATTCAAGGACTTGAGGTTGCTGATTGAATTGGGAAATTCCCCTGAAAGATTTGTATAAGGAAGACGCAATTCCTTTAGGAAACTACGAGATTGAAATTTGGGAAGAAAACCAACGAGTTTTGGGTTATATGTCAGATCAATGGCTTGTATCTTGGGCAATAGGAAAATATATGAGGGAAATTTACCTTGCAGATTGCACTCaaacagagaaagagaagtcaaggaagacatattTGCCAATGATTGAGGGAGTGATGATGAAATGTTGACTTCGCCTAGATGAAGTTCTCTTAAATATGTCATGTTCTGTACAAGTGCTTCAAGATCAATTCTTCTGAGATCCAACAATTTCTCATTATAATCACCACCAACAGagtgaacaaaataattttcagaGAGATCAAGTGAAACCAAATTGGATAGCCATGAAATTTCTGACGGGATTCGGCCATGTAAGAAGGAATGAGAGAGGTTGAGATGGGTCAACCTTACAAGCTGGCCAAATTCAGATGGGATTGTGGTGGAGGAAGAGAAGTTGTTGAGGGCAAGGTTGAGTTTCCGAAGGTGATGCAAACTGAAGAGACTGCTATTAGAGTTGAGAGGCCCATAAAGCCAACTGTTGCTCAGGTCTAAGCCAATCACCTCACCATTCTGTGTATCGCATGTGACCCCATCCCAGGAACAACAATCACTATCTGCCTTCCAAGACTTCATCTTTGGATAAGAACCATTATAGTAATCAAAGAAACCCAAGTAACTATAGTACTCGGGATATTTAGTATACATTCTCTTTTCAACAAATTCTTGCCTTAGTTGCAGCAAATGAGCACTTTGGTCAAGGAGGCAATGATGTTGAGAGGAAGTATTAGAGGAAGTCTGAGAATgagaaatgaagaagaaataaGAGGCAAGGAATAAAGGCAGGTATCGATGATTCATTTTCCCCGTACTAAACATCTTTACAGCAGAGGAAGTAAAAGGAGAATTGGGTGGCAAGTGTTATGAGCGATAAAGAATCGATGATATGAGTGGATGTTTATACACAGACAATAATGCAGATAATGGAAATGGGAGCCAAGTTGAAAGGACTAAAGTAATTGgatatttatctttatttttatttttattttttgtggtctAAATCGAATTGGATTTCACCATATTGATTTGAAAGGACCGTGTGATATAATTAAATCCATTAAAAAGTGCTCATCTGATTCCATACACCGTTTTgttactattttatttgttatgggTTTGGGCCTCTTTTActaatttcatattttcaaaCAACGATTATCTGTAACGAATGTTTGGGTGATAAATATTAATAAGATGTTACTAATAATAGCACATATTCCGGATGTAATGGCCaatcactttttcttttaaatttttttttttgagataatggCCAATCACTTGATAAATAGAAGTCATGGACccaagcaaatatatatattttttaaaacaataatagaggacttttttttttggaagaatatAGAGGACCTAATAACATTTTACCAACATCTATTCTAGCTGGCTTGTctacaaaaattcaattttgtatcATATTTAAGAACAATTTACGAAAACCACAGATAGACAACGAATAAATAAATggctaaaatattgtttttgaaCATGAAGTTCCTTATAAGTAAAgaaatttttcaataatttagagatgaaaaaaaaaactttttataataGTTAGGGATTTAAAAATGaacttttaaaactaaaaattgacaagtataacatttttaatagtttaggaGGAGTGAGAAAAGAACTTTTTCAAATctagagaagaaaaacaaaattcatgtaaaatttagggataaaaataatattttagccaaaaaaaagcTTAATAGAATAGGAAGTTTTCTTCTTATTAATCATTTCATAATCCCAtcagtaattttattttaaaagaataaatagtGACTGTAAGAAGATAATAATAGAAGTAACGTGAGGATTAatcttctcttctcctctccCTTGTACCAAAGCTTGCTTACGAAACAATAAAGTGGAAGACACTACACaaaattaatacaattttttgtCATCAATCATAGACAAAATGAGTCAAATGCTATATTTCTATCTACAATTTCCAGTGCCTTAATAATTTTGGCAGATATTATATTGACGAGGTTTAAGTAAAGACAATTTTTGAGGTTGTTGTAATCTTGCTTAATTTCTTGGTAAGTTCCTCCCTTGTCGATCATCTTCCTCTCTCTTTGTCATTATCCATAGATCATACTTGGCATTTGGAGGGACCAATGGATGGGCTAGAATGTAGACTCTAATTCTTGTTAGCAAATAATCACACGAGAAGAATATTCAAACGAAGATGGTTCCTCATATTCTATGAGAGGACCTAGTCGTGAATTAATGAATGTCGTTGTATTCGCAATTAGACATTCGAGACAATGCAAAATTTGATACCACGTTGAAGGTCATTATCATTTGGTAAATCAAAGTAACGAATGTagactctctttttttttttccttttttctttttaataattcaataattaagaaaattgggAAAGAGAGATTTGAACTCTAGTTTTcctaataaagaagaaaaagttatGCCACTGAGTTACAATACCTTTGACAACAAATTAAGGTGAGTATTAGGAATaccaaataaaatgtttttacaaaatacttaaacaatctagtttttatTCGAAGTAATATTAGTGGAgacgtttttttttcttaggtgACAAACACCATATTAACAAACCCTTTTAGTAGTGAATTTGCATATTTAGTAATTAAAGGGGTTTGTTGTAGTTAGAGTTGAGATTTTTAGCACTAATGAagcctaaaattttttaagccATACTCTTACACTCAATTATCATTTTACGTAAATTCTACTTTTCCAATTTGCTCACTTTGTCAAGATCATATTCGAGAGCAGCTAAATTTTCCTCCCATTTTGTTTGACCAGATTGAATGTCattgattaagaaaaatatttaaaatttgaaatccaCAATTTTCCACCAAGCTAAAGATCATATTAACTAGCTTTTCTACAAGTCCTCTAGAAATCCTCATTTTTCTTGGTAAGTTTCCCCACGAATTTCCATACCTCCAATGACAACCTCCTTGCACTTTAGGAGCTTCTTCCGTTGTCGTAATCAGTTTGGAAGGACTATGAATGGACAGAGATTAGTCAAGTCTAGGAGATGGAAAATTGAGTCATGGGTAGTTAAAATTGGTAATTAATTTCCAAATTGTTGATAGTTGATAATTACATGAGACTCAGAAATTTCAACGGAAAAGGGGCCCTCGAATTTAATGAGAGGACCTAATCAAAAGAGTTAAAACAGTGTTGTATTAATTTGCAGAATTTTTTGGTTCCAGTGGTACAAAATCATAGAAACTCGGACACAATGTAAAACTTGCTAGGAGGAAAGATGCTTCAATGTTTGTGAGAGATAGAATGTCCTTTTTTATTACCATTACTTATAACTgaattttagtaaaaagttgTAAGACCTATATCAATTTCTATCAGAAAATAACTTATTCGGttattattcaattatttttagcTATTGTGTTCTAGTAAGCTCAAACTGTGGGTTCCAGTTGgcttaattagtaaaatatattatagtagaataagagatttgaagtttGATTCCTGTCTACActctacaccaaaaatcaattggtgcgTCTTGGTCAGACATTATAGGTTGacactcaaaaagaaaaaatctttttcCAAATTCAAGTTTTCCAATGCAACCGTTAGGAAATAACTACATGAGACTCAGAACATTAAAATGGAGATGGTCCCTCATATTCTATTAGAGGACCTTTCCAAATTCTTCTTAGCAAATATTTACATGAGAAGAATATTCAAACGAAGATAGTTCCTCATATTCTATAAGAGGACCAAGTCATGAATCAATGAATGTAGTTGCATTTGCAATTTGAAATTTGAGACAATGCAAAAAAATTGGTGAAAATTTGGCCAAATTACCACATTAAAGGTCATTACATTTTGTAAATCAAAGTAATGAGtgtagactttttttttctttttttttttattataaataat comes from Castanea sativa cultivar Marrone di Chiusa Pesio chromosome 3, ASM4071231v1 and encodes:
- the LOC142627702 gene encoding receptor-like protein 7; translated protein: MFSTGKMNHRYLPLFLASYFFFISHSQTSSNTSSQHHCLLDQSAHLLQLRQEFVEKRMYTKYPEYYSYLGFFDYYNGSYPKMKSWKADSDCCSWDGVTCDTQNGEVIGLDLSNSWLYGPLNSNSSLFSLHHLRKLNLALNNFSSSTTIPSEFGQLVRLTHLNLSHSFLHGRIPSEISWLSNLVSLDLSENYFVHSVGGDYNEKLLDLRRIDLEALVQNMTYLRELHLGEVNISSSLPQSLANMSSLTSLSLFECNLQGKFPSYIFLLPKIQAIDLTYNPKLVGFLPKFQSRSFLKELRLPYTNLSGEFPNSISNLKSLNYLDLSSNNLSGAIPLSIGNLSQLTYLSLSYNNFNGQLPSTLGNLAKLTDLTLDNILNYREVPSFLRNFTHLETLSLSQNNFDGSFPIWLTNVTKLCWINFNENQLKGPIPSEISRLRNLFLLALSYNSLTETIPSILFTTPSLAVLDLRHNQLTGPLKFQNISTSPLHVLDLSENKLNESIPRSITNFTKLQVLRLSSINLKGKVELNIFFEIKQLQYLDLSGNKVFVSKTNINSTLPKFSSLSMSSCNLTEFPDFLKAQNELRRLDLSNNNIEGKIPKWFWNVGKETLGSLNLSFNLLSRFEQPPVVLPWKNMYLLDLSSNMFQESFPIPPLFTSYFFASKNNFTGSIPPMICKVHTLEVLDVSNNQLTGQIPQCLLNLSSSLVVLAMRNNHFQGNLPDTFINGCSLRTLDLNHNQIEGKIPRSLVKCQMLEVLNLGNNKLNDAFPFWLESLPELKILVLRGNGFYGPIWDPCIKFGLSKLHVIDLSHNNFSGKLPSEYFQNWSAILEKNSSQSGYMGDDSNYNKDSMTIVNKGIELEFEKILTFFTAIDLSNNRFYGEIPNSVGNLKALIVLNLSSNNFMSHIPSSLGNLVELESLDLSRNCLSGEIPQELTSLTFLEYLNLSQNQLSGPIPQGRQFLTFQSSSFEGNFGLCGFQLSKKCGNNEIPTFEMRHESSLGEGFCWKVVVIGYACGLVIGLVTEHIVTLRRRGWLLRNFGVNLHR